The nucleotide window TCCGCACCATAAAGACATCTGTCCGCGATGGGTCGTGTTCGAAACCAATTGACAGGAGCGCTTTCTGTCCGGCGGTGTTCTCCGGCGCGATCGGATCGGCCATCACCTCGCCGCCAAAGACGCTGAAAAAGTATTCCAGGATAAGCCTGGCCGCCTCAGAACCGTAGTTCTTGTATCTGTGGCGCGCCTCGACTTTAATGTTGAATTCCGCCGTTTTCGTGCCGGGGTCAAAACGATGGAAGCTGGCCTCGCCCACCGGCAGGTTCTCCCGGTTGATTATCAGAAAATAGCGGTCCCCGGGCGAACCGGGATCGACCATTTTTTCGAACCAGCGCCGGGCCTGAAGGGCATCAATAATCAACGGGCCGCCCACTTCCTTCATGGTGACCGGATCAGCCCACAGCTCTTGAATGTACGGCAGGTCATCAAGGCTTGGAGGG belongs to candidate division TA06 bacterium and includes:
- a CDS encoding GNAT family N-acetyltransferase, with translation MNRDLNLTSENVRLRPPSLDDLPYIQELWADPVTMKEVGGPLIIDALQARRWFEKMVDPGSPGDRYFLIINRENLPVGEASFHRFDPGTKTAEFNIKVEARHRYKNYGSEAARLILEYFFSVFGGEVMADPIAPENTAGQKALLSIGFEHDPSRTDVFMVRMTKEKFYLTGPENVH